Proteins from one Nitrospirota bacterium genomic window:
- a CDS encoding 6-phosphofructokinase, translating into MKRIGVITSGGDCGGLNAVIKGIAREAYALGIESVVIPHGYAGLYNLVNLDDVVLLNAERVSRIEASLAGSEAGHSRVKISKITDPNKYERIKEGLKKFKIDGLIISGGDDTGSVVVDLTSRDIPCVHVPKTMDLDLQSYSVGGDSAVNRIAVFTRDLKTTGMSHNRILIIEVFGRYVGHTALRGGIGAEADCILIPEIPVDFDVVYEHMKTTFFARIERSDVKAGTYIIVVAEGIKTATGDLLYDESAGVDAFGHKKLAGAGKYVRQQLENRMKKDPEVKDFMQRTGMFAPGVYEIPEVREVTPGHLVRSGHSSAFDVNFGYKAGAAAVFLLLEGKVGNTVVNVNGEKIYYQPTEELIKRRSVDLKEIAIFESLGTCFGREPRKFEYEFVEVKDQIERHL; encoded by the coding sequence ATCAAAAGAATCGGAGTTATAACCAGTGGCGGAGACTGCGGAGGACTTAATGCAGTGATCAAAGGCATAGCCAGAGAGGCATATGCACTTGGAATTGAATCGGTTGTTATTCCTCATGGTTATGCAGGTCTTTATAATCTTGTTAATCTCGATGATGTTGTTCTACTCAATGCAGAAAGGGTGAGTCGTATTGAAGCGTCTCTTGCTGGTTCTGAAGCTGGACATTCAAGAGTAAAGATTAGCAAGATAACCGATCCTAATAAATATGAACGGATAAAAGAAGGTCTTAAGAAATTCAAGATTGATGGTTTGATAATCAGTGGAGGAGATGATACAGGCAGTGTTGTTGTAGACCTTACTTCAAGGGATATCCCATGTGTGCATGTCCCGAAAACAATGGATCTTGATTTGCAATCTTACAGTGTAGGCGGTGATTCAGCAGTCAATAGAATAGCGGTTTTCACGAGAGACTTAAAAACGACTGGAATGAGTCATAACCGCATACTGATTATAGAAGTTTTTGGAAGATATGTTGGACATACTGCCCTCCGTGGTGGCATCGGGGCTGAAGCAGATTGTATTCTTATCCCTGAAATACCTGTTGACTTTGACGTTGTATATGAACATATGAAGACCACTTTTTTTGCAAGGATCGAAAGGAGCGATGTAAAGGCAGGCACATATATTATTGTTGTTGCAGAAGGAATTAAAACTGCAACCGGCGATTTGCTTTATGATGAGAGTGCCGGCGTAGACGCATTCGGTCATAAGAAACTTGCAGGTGCAGGAAAGTATGTAAGACAACAGCTTGAAAATAGAATGAAAAAAGACCCCGAAGTAAAAGATTTCATGCAGAGAACAGGGATGTTTGCTCCCGGAGTCTACGAAATACCAGAAGTAAGAGAGGTAACTCCAGGACATCTTGTGCGTTCAGGGCATTCATCTGCTTTTGATGTAAATTTTGGCTATAAAGCAGGTGCAGCGGCTGTATTCCTATTGCTTGAAGGAAAAGTTGGCAATACTGTTGTTAATGTAAATGGAGAAAAGATTTACTATCAGCCAACTGAGGAATTGATAAAAAGGAGGTCAGTTGATTTAAAAGAGATTGCTATATTTGAAAGCCTGGGAACATGCTTCGGGAGGGAACCCCGGAAATTCGAGTATGAATTTGTGGAGGTAAAGGATCAGATAGAAAGACATCTGTAA